The Chryseobacterium indicum genome includes a window with the following:
- a CDS encoding prolyl-tRNA synthetase — protein sequence MKKNIHKNLLGILRSKGILAISGGLLLMSCGAQMGGYSETDGVYYDPNKDTLPEGVIINDRGNIVGEDYNYYQDDTNVIQNAEANAKEGRYSDWNNYNWNTTATDSDWGSYAGSQTNYYNNSWGWGSPWGWGGWYGGYNPYWGYGGYGGWNIGLSWGWGGSWGWGWNMGWGYSPYWSYNPYWGWGGYYGNPYWGYGGYWGGGYYAPMYRRSGSNGRGFNSYNGGFASKYGVGSGGFRRSTSSAGGFRDSNSNYGGFRNSGNSGGFRQGDSNVGGFRNQSQSGIRSQGGFRNPNQSQPRPSYNYPQQSQPRYNDGGFRNNGGFNNSNSGGGFRSGGGGFGGGSGGGGGFRSGGGGGGGFRGGR from the coding sequence ATGAAAAAAAATATACATAAAAATTTACTGGGAATTTTAAGATCCAAAGGGATTTTAGCAATATCCGGTGGATTGTTACTTATGTCCTGTGGCGCTCAGATGGGCGGCTACAGCGAGACAGACGGCGTTTATTACGACCCGAATAAAGACACACTTCCTGAAGGGGTAATTATTAATGACAGAGGAAACATAGTAGGAGAAGACTACAACTATTATCAGGATGATACCAATGTAATCCAGAATGCCGAAGCAAATGCTAAGGAAGGGAGATACAGCGACTGGAATAACTACAACTGGAATACCACAGCTACAGATTCAGACTGGGGAAGCTATGCAGGAAGCCAGACCAACTATTATAACAATTCCTGGGGATGGGGTTCTCCATGGGGATGGGGAGGATGGTATGGCGGCTATAATCCTTATTGGGGTTACGGCGGCTATGGTGGCTGGAACATCGGGCTTTCCTGGGGATGGGGAGGTTCTTGGGGATGGGGCTGGAATATGGGATGGGGATATTCTCCATACTGGAGCTACAATCCATATTGGGGTTGGGGCGGATATTACGGCAATCCTTACTGGGGTTACGGAGGCTACTGGGGTGGCGGATATTACGCACCTATGTATAGAAGAAGCGGATCTAACGGCAGAGGCTTTAATTCATATAACGGAGGTTTTGCCAGCAAATATGGCGTAGGTTCCGGGGGTTTCAGAAGAAGCACCAGCAGTGCAGGCGGATTCAGAGATTCTAATTCGAATTACGGAGGTTTCAGAAATTCCGGCAACAGTGGAGGCTTCAGACAGGGAGATAGTAATGTGGGCGGTTTCAGAAATCAAAGTCAAAGCGGCATAAGATCTCAGGGAGGCTTTAGAAACCCGAATCAGAGTCAGCCAAGACCAAGCTACAATTATCCGCAACAATCGCAGCCAAGATACAATGACGGAGGTTTCAGAAATAACGGAGGCTTCAATAATTCCAACAGCGGAGGCGGCTTCAGATCAGGAGGCGGAGGCTTCGGTGGCGGAAGCGGTGGCGGCGGCGGATTCAGATCCGGCGGTGGCGGCGGAGGCGGTTTCCGAGGCGGCAGATAA
- the proS gene encoding proline--tRNA ligase, whose translation MAKLTSRSEDYSKWYNELVVKADLAENSGVRGCMVIKPYGYAIWEKMRDEMDKKFKETGHVNAYFPLFVPKSLFEAEEKNAEGFAKECAVVTHYRLKTDPDNPSKLIVDPDAKLEEELIVRPTSEAIIWNTYKNWIQSYRDLPILINQWANVVRWEMRTRLFLRTAEFLWQEGHTAHATKDEAIEEAEKMNKVYADFAENFMAIPVIQGLKTPSERFAGADETYCIEALMQDGKALQAGTSHFLGQNFAKAFDVKFTNKEGKIEHAWATSWGTSTRLMGALIMTHSDDFGLVLPPTLAPIQVVIVPIFKGEEQLAQISEVALDIQAKLRAKGISVKFDNDTQNKPGWKFAEYELKGVPVRIAMGPRDLENRSVEIARRDNLTKEVRSIDGLDAYIEELLKTIQQDIYNKAFEFRKNNITKVDTYEEFKKVLEEKGGFIYAHWDGTAEEEEQIKDETKATIRCIPLDDDIEEGVSLISGKPSKRRVLFAKAY comes from the coding sequence ATGGCAAAATTAACCTCAAGAAGCGAAGATTACAGCAAATGGTATAATGAGTTGGTGGTAAAAGCCGACTTAGCTGAAAACTCAGGAGTACGAGGATGCATGGTGATTAAACCATACGGCTATGCGATCTGGGAAAAAATGCGTGACGAAATGGACAAAAAGTTCAAGGAAACAGGTCACGTTAATGCTTATTTCCCGCTTTTTGTGCCCAAAAGCCTGTTTGAGGCTGAAGAAAAGAATGCAGAAGGTTTTGCTAAAGAATGTGCGGTTGTTACCCACTACAGATTGAAAACAGATCCGGATAATCCTTCCAAGCTTATTGTAGATCCGGACGCTAAACTGGAAGAAGAACTTATCGTACGTCCTACTTCTGAAGCAATTATCTGGAATACTTATAAAAACTGGATCCAGTCTTACAGAGATTTACCTATATTAATCAACCAGTGGGCAAATGTTGTCCGTTGGGAAATGAGAACCCGTCTTTTCTTAAGAACAGCAGAATTTTTGTGGCAGGAAGGTCATACTGCTCACGCTACAAAAGATGAAGCAATTGAAGAAGCTGAAAAAATGAATAAAGTATATGCAGATTTTGCAGAGAACTTTATGGCAATTCCTGTAATTCAGGGATTGAAAACGCCTTCAGAGAGATTTGCCGGAGCAGACGAAACCTATTGTATTGAAGCATTGATGCAGGACGGAAAAGCTTTACAGGCAGGAACGTCTCACTTTTTAGGACAGAATTTCGCAAAAGCTTTTGATGTGAAATTCACCAATAAAGAAGGTAAAATTGAACATGCATGGGCAACATCGTGGGGAACTTCAACCCGTTTGATGGGGGCTTTGATTATGACGCACTCCGATGATTTCGGATTGGTACTTCCTCCTACTCTTGCTCCGATTCAGGTTGTAATTGTTCCGATCTTTAAAGGTGAAGAGCAATTGGCACAGATCAGCGAAGTTGCTTTAGATATTCAGGCTAAATTGAGAGCAAAAGGAATTTCTGTAAAATTTGATAACGATACACAGAACAAACCGGGCTGGAAATTCGCAGAATATGAACTGAAAGGTGTTCCTGTAAGAATTGCGATGGGACCAAGAGATCTTGAAAACAGATCTGTGGAAATTGCAAGAAGAGATAATTTAACAAAAGAAGTCCGTTCTATTGACGGTTTAGATGCTTACATTGAAGAATTACTGAAAACTATTCAGCAGGATATCTACAACAAAGCATTTGAATTCAGAAAAAACAATATTACGAAAGTAGATACGTACGAAGAATTCAAAAAAGTTCTGGAAGAAAAAGGAGGATTCATCTATGCACATTGGGACGGAACGGCTGAAGAAGAAGAACAAATTAAGGATGAAACCAAAGCAACGATAAGATGTATTCCTTTGGACGATGATATTGAAGAAGGTGTTTCTTTAATTTCCGGAAAACCATCTAAAAGACGTGTTTTATTCGCAAAAGCATATTAA
- a CDS encoding OmpA family protein produces the protein MSLNVIDLIKGQLGPALVSQAASQFGESESAISKAIGGLLPAVVGGLANNSDNPAVLDAISGASSNGILGNLMGGSSNNSIISSLLSLIFGDKLSGLVNGIASYAGISNNSSSSLLNLVTGATLGSIGKYAADNNLDKSGISNLLGDQKGVISSLLPAGLSLASLNMGDWDARYKFDNDGDAIKAPAQEEPKIEVTRSTAPNGTFPDRNNNDSGGSIWKWLLPLLLLIAVGYFIWKQCDKKETTTTTTMTDSGKVVTDTVNAKKSDTASMKANAKVDENIDLNGVSLKGYKGGMEDNMITFLKSGGYKNAKDDAALKKTWYNFDHVNFKLGSATELEAGSEGQLQNLVAILKAYPEAKIKIGGYTDKTGDEAKNLKLSADRANYIKTWLEKQGVGSQVTGADGYGSQFATVDASASNEERAVDRKMSVRFAK, from the coding sequence ATGTCTTTAAATGTTATTGATTTAATTAAAGGACAATTAGGTCCTGCTTTAGTGTCTCAGGCTGCATCACAGTTTGGGGAAAGTGAGTCTGCCATTTCAAAAGCAATCGGAGGTTTATTGCCTGCCGTTGTGGGAGGTTTAGCAAACAATTCAGATAATCCTGCCGTTTTGGATGCAATTTCAGGAGCTTCTTCTAATGGAATTTTGGGTAATCTGATGGGTGGTTCTTCCAACAATTCGATCATTTCAAGTTTACTGTCTTTAATTTTCGGCGATAAACTGAGCGGTTTGGTAAATGGTATTGCTTCTTATGCAGGGATCAGCAATAATTCTTCAAGTTCTCTTTTAAATTTAGTTACAGGAGCAACTTTAGGTTCTATTGGAAAATATGCCGCTGATAATAATCTGGATAAATCAGGAATCTCAAATTTACTTGGTGACCAGAAAGGAGTTATTTCTTCATTATTACCTGCCGGACTTTCTCTGGCTTCTTTAAATATGGGAGACTGGGATGCAAGATACAAATTTGATAATGACGGCGATGCAATAAAAGCTCCTGCTCAGGAAGAACCTAAAATTGAAGTTACCAGAAGTACAGCTCCTAACGGAACTTTTCCGGACAGAAACAATAATGATAGCGGAGGTTCTATCTGGAAATGGCTTCTTCCATTATTGCTTCTAATCGCTGTAGGTTACTTCATCTGGAAGCAGTGCGATAAAAAAGAGACTACAACAACCACTACTATGACGGACTCCGGTAAAGTGGTTACAGATACGGTAAACGCTAAAAAATCGGATACAGCTTCAATGAAGGCAAACGCTAAAGTTGATGAGAATATCGATTTAAACGGTGTTTCCTTAAAAGGATATAAAGGAGGAATGGAAGACAATATGATTACATTCTTAAAATCCGGTGGTTATAAGAATGCTAAAGATGATGCTGCTTTAAAGAAAACGTGGTATAATTTTGACCATGTAAACTTTAAATTGGGAAGCGCTACAGAGCTTGAAGCAGGATCTGAAGGACAGCTTCAGAATTTAGTGGCTATTTTAAAAGCGTATCCTGAAGCTAAAATAAAAATTGGCGGTTATACAGATAAAACCGGAGATGAAGCCAAAAATCTTAAGCTTTCTGCAGACAGAGCGAACTATATTAAGACATGGCTTGAAAAACAGGGAGTAGGATCTCAGGTGACCGGAGCAGACGGATATGGAAGCCAGTTTGCAACCGTAGACGCATCTGCTTCTAATGAAGAAAGAGCCGTTGACAGAAAAATGTCGGTGCGATTTGCAAAATAA
- a CDS encoding Nramp family divalent metal transporter — translation MNLKLKSAWRKDKTSHSLSEVYSSVKVPKNASFWRKYLAFAGPGLMVAVGYMDPGNWATDIAGGAQFGYTLLSVILISNIFAMVLQHLSVKLGVVAERDLAQACRDHFSPTTNLILWIFCEIAIAACDLAEVIGSAIALNLLFHIPLTWGIVITTIDVLFILLLQAKGFRWIESIVGGLIFIILACFVYELIISKPAVNELLGGLIPQKEIIQNPAMLYIAIGILGATVMPHNLYLHSSIVQTRDYERTQEGKKEAIKFATLDSTVSLMLAFFINAAILILAAATFHTTGNKNVADIHDAYKMLTPILGASMASIAFAIALLASGQNSTLTGTLAGQIVMEGFLNIKLKPWLRRLITRLIAVIPALIVAILYGEEGTTDLLVLSQVILSMQLSFAVVPLVMFTSDKAKMGEFVNKPFMKICVWIISFIIIILNVYLLYQTFFGK, via the coding sequence ATGAATCTGAAATTAAAATCCGCCTGGCGAAAAGATAAAACATCTCATTCACTATCCGAAGTATATTCTTCGGTAAAAGTTCCTAAAAATGCAAGTTTCTGGAGAAAATATCTTGCGTTTGCCGGTCCCGGACTGATGGTTGCCGTTGGATACATGGATCCCGGAAACTGGGCTACAGATATTGCCGGAGGAGCGCAGTTTGGCTATACTCTACTCTCTGTAATTTTAATTTCAAATATTTTTGCAATGGTTTTGCAGCACCTGTCTGTGAAATTGGGAGTAGTTGCCGAAAGAGATTTGGCGCAGGCTTGTCGGGATCATTTTAGCCCGACCACAAATCTTATTCTGTGGATCTTCTGTGAAATTGCCATTGCAGCGTGCGATCTTGCGGAAGTTATCGGTTCTGCCATTGCACTGAACTTACTTTTCCATATTCCTCTCACTTGGGGAATTGTTATTACGACTATTGATGTTCTTTTCATTCTTCTGCTTCAGGCAAAAGGTTTCCGATGGATCGAAAGTATTGTGGGCGGGCTGATCTTTATTATTCTCGCCTGTTTTGTGTATGAATTGATTATTTCTAAACCCGCTGTTAATGAACTTTTAGGTGGTCTGATTCCTCAAAAGGAAATCATTCAGAACCCAGCCATGCTCTATATTGCGATCGGAATTTTAGGCGCTACCGTGATGCCCCACAATCTGTATTTACACAGCAGCATTGTGCAGACCCGAGATTATGAGCGTACACAAGAAGGTAAAAAAGAGGCAATAAAATTTGCAACTTTAGACAGTACGGTTTCGTTAATGCTTGCGTTTTTCATTAATGCCGCGATTCTTATTCTGGCGGCTGCAACTTTTCATACAACAGGAAATAAAAATGTTGCCGACATTCACGATGCGTATAAGATGCTGACTCCAATTTTAGGAGCTTCGATGGCAAGTATTGCTTTTGCTATTGCTTTGCTTGCTTCGGGACAAAATTCTACGCTTACCGGAACACTTGCCGGACAGATTGTAATGGAGGGTTTTTTGAATATTAAACTGAAGCCTTGGTTAAGAAGACTGATTACAAGACTGATTGCTGTCATTCCGGCTCTTATTGTGGCCATTCTTTACGGTGAAGAAGGAACTACGGATTTATTGGTTTTAAGTCAGGTTATTCTTTCCATGCAACTGAGTTTTGCCGTGGTTCCGCTTGTTATGTTTACAAGTGATAAAGCCAAAATGGGGGAATTTGTGAATAAGCCTTTCATGAAAATCTGTGTCTGGATTATTTCGTTTATTATTATTATTCTGAATGTATATCTTCTGTATCAGACTTTTTTCGGGAAATAG
- a CDS encoding nucleotide exchange factor GrpE produces the protein MVNQDINEESINNQEDTNIQNEAATEENVTAKPTAEELLAEEKDRYIRLYAEFENYKKRTGKEKMEFFQYANQDMMISMLGVLDDFERAIKEIAKNGNPADLQGVELIYNKFKNKLTEKGLKAMEVKAGDSFNVDFHEAITQIPAPSEDLKGKIVDVIETGYTLGEKVIRFAKVVTGN, from the coding sequence ATGGTAAATCAGGATATTAACGAAGAAAGCATCAATAATCAAGAAGATACGAATATTCAGAACGAAGCGGCAACTGAGGAAAATGTGACAGCAAAACCGACGGCAGAGGAACTTTTGGCAGAAGAAAAGGATCGTTACATCAGACTGTACGCAGAATTCGAAAATTATAAAAAAAGAACGGGCAAAGAGAAAATGGAGTTTTTCCAGTATGCAAATCAGGATATGATGATTTCTATGCTTGGCGTATTGGACGATTTTGAAAGAGCAATTAAAGAAATTGCGAAGAACGGAAATCCTGCTGATCTGCAAGGTGTTGAATTAATTTACAACAAATTCAAAAATAAACTGACAGAAAAAGGACTGAAAGCAATGGAAGTAAAAGCGGGAGACAGCTTTAATGTGGATTTCCACGAAGCGATCACTCAGATTCCTGCTCCGTCAGAAGATTTGAAAGGAAAAATCGTAGATGTTATTGAAACAGGATACACTTTAGGAGAGAAAGTAATCCGTTTTGCAAAAGTAGTTACAGGAAATTAA
- the dnaJ gene encoding molecular chaperone DnaJ: protein MSKRDYYEVLEISKSASADEIKKAYRKMAIKYHPDKNPGDKEAEEKFKEAAEAYEVLSDEQKRARYDQFGHAGMGGNGGFGGGGFGGGMNMEDIFSQFGDIFGGGFGGFGGGGGGRQQVKGSNLRIRIKLNLDEMVNGTQKTIKVKKMKMAEGATSKTCPTCNGSGVQLKVMNTMFGQMQTQTTCGTCQGIGKVADKIPAGANAQGLIKDEEEVTINIPAGARDGIQLNVRGKGNDAPFGGIPGDLLVIIEEEVDKVIKREGDNLHQELYISFAEAALGTKKEVPTVGGKVKITVDAGTQSGKILRLAGKGLPSIDSYGKGDMFIHINVWTPQKLTKDQKDFFEKQMNSGEMVAEPSGKEKTFFDKVKDLFN, encoded by the coding sequence ATGTCAAAAAGAGATTATTACGAGGTTCTTGAGATCAGCAAATCTGCATCAGCCGACGAAATAAAGAAAGCATACCGTAAAATGGCCATTAAATATCACCCTGATAAAAATCCGGGCGATAAAGAAGCGGAAGAAAAATTTAAAGAAGCTGCAGAAGCTTACGAAGTTCTGAGCGACGAACAGAAACGTGCACGATACGACCAGTTCGGACACGCAGGAATGGGCGGAAACGGAGGCTTCGGAGGAGGCGGTTTCGGTGGCGGAATGAACATGGAAGATATTTTCAGTCAGTTTGGAGATATTTTCGGTGGAGGTTTCGGAGGATTCGGCGGTGGCGGCGGTGGTCGTCAGCAGGTAAAAGGTTCTAATTTAAGAATCAGAATTAAGTTGAATCTTGATGAAATGGTGAACGGAACACAGAAAACCATTAAAGTAAAGAAAATGAAGATGGCAGAAGGTGCCACTTCAAAAACCTGCCCTACCTGTAACGGTTCTGGTGTACAGCTTAAGGTAATGAATACGATGTTCGGACAGATGCAGACCCAGACAACCTGCGGAACATGTCAGGGAATCGGAAAAGTGGCAGATAAAATTCCGGCGGGTGCCAATGCTCAGGGATTAATTAAAGATGAAGAGGAAGTAACGATCAATATTCCGGCGGGAGCAAGAGACGGTATTCAGTTAAATGTAAGAGGAAAAGGTAATGATGCTCCTTTCGGCGGAATTCCGGGAGATTTATTGGTGATTATCGAAGAAGAAGTTGATAAAGTAATCAAAAGAGAAGGCGATAATCTTCATCAGGAATTGTACATTTCATTTGCTGAAGCAGCTTTGGGAACAAAAAAAGAAGTACCGACAGTTGGCGGAAAAGTAAAAATTACGGTAGATGCAGGCACACAATCCGGAAAAATTCTGAGATTAGCAGGAAAAGGTCTTCCAAGTATCGACAGTTACGGAAAGGGAGATATGTTTATCCACATCAATGTATGGACTCCGCAAAAGCTGACAAAAGATCAAAAAGATTTCTTCGAAAAGCAGATGAACAGCGGAGAAATGGTTGCGGAACCATCCGGCAAGGAAAAAACTTTCTTCGATAAGGTGAAAGATCTTTTCAATTAA